The following are encoded in a window of Centroberyx gerrardi isolate f3 chromosome 1, fCenGer3.hap1.cur.20231027, whole genome shotgun sequence genomic DNA:
- the LOC139920938 gene encoding putative gonadotropin-releasing hormone II receptor: protein MNATVRDSAVTMYHPTTGYHLNGSCNWSSPPCNWTLGGDALRLPTFSTAAKVRVIITFILCGTSAFCNLAVLWAANSNGKRKSHVRVLIINLTVADLLMSFIVMPVDAVWNITVQWLAGDLACRLLMFLKLQAMYSCAFVTVVISLDRQSAILNPLAINKARRRNRVMLTVAWGMSAVLSVPQMFLFHNVTITYPEDFTQCTTHGSFVTHWQETAYNMFTFSCLFLLPLVIMITCYTRIFFEISKRMTKDNLSSSEVHLRRSKNNIPKARMRTLKMSIVIVLSFIVCWTPYYLLGLWYWFFPDDLEGKVSHSLTHILFIFGLFNACLDPIIYGLFTIHFRKGLKRYYRSTAAMTDLDNSTVITGSFVSAANSLPLKRQLTTAGQDRPGLCSDPNTAESKSTRSSYLTVSNDAERDPNRSNQESMI, encoded by the exons ATGAATGCCACCGTCCGTGATTCTGCAGTCACTATGTATCACCCGACCACAGGATACCACCTCAACGGCAGCTGCAACTGGTCCTCGCCTCCGTGCAACTGGACGTTAGGGGGCGACGCTCTGCGGCTGCCCACGTTCTCCACGGCGGCCAAAGTCAGAGTGATCATTACCTTCATTCTGTGTGGCACGTCGGCCTTTTGCAACCTGGCCGTGTTGTGGGCGGCGAACAGCAATGGCAAGCGCAAATCCCACGTCAGGGTTCTGATAATCAACCTGACGGTGGCCGATCTGCTGATGTCCTTCATCGTGATGCCCGTGGACGCCGTGTGGAACATCACGGTCCAGTGGCTCGCCGGGGACTTGGCCTGCAGGCTGCTGATGTTTCTTAAGCTGCAGGCGATGTACTCCTGCGCCTTCGTCACCGTGGTGATCAGTCTGGATAGGCAGTCGGCCATCCTCAACCCTCTGGCTATCAACAAggccaggaggaggaacagagtcATGCTGACTGTGGCATGGGGCATGAGCGCCGTGCTGTCAGTCCCCCAG ATGTTCCTTTTTCACAATGTGACCATCACCTATCCAGAGGACTTCACTCAGTGTACGACACATGGGAGTTTTGTCACTCACTGGCAGGAGACGGCCTACAACATGTTCACCTTCTCCTGCCTGTTCCTGCTGCCGTTGGTTATCATGATCACCTGTTACACCAGGATCTTCTTTGAGATCTCCAAGCGAATGACAAAGGACAACT TATCCTCCAGTGAAGTGCATTTGCGGCGTTCGAAGAACAACATCCCCAAAGCCCGGATGAGAACTCTGAAAATGAGCATCGTGATCGTCCTGTCCTTCATCGTCTGCTGGACTCCGTACTACCTGCTGGGCCTGTGGTACTGGTTCTTTCCTGATGACCTGGAGGGGAAGGTCTCCCACTCCTTGACCCACATTCTGTTCATCTTTGGGCTTTTCAACGCCTGCCTGGACCCCATCATCTACGGCCTGTTCACCATTCACTTCCGCAAGGGGCTCAAGAGGTATTACCGCAGCACCGCGGCGATGACGGACCTGGACAATAGCACGGTGATAACGGGATCTTTTGTAAGTGCTGCCAATTCTCTGCCCTTGAAAAGACAGCTGACCACTGCTGGCCAGGACAGGCCTGGATTGTGCAGTGATCCCAACACAGCAGAGTCAAAGTCCACCAGAAGCAGCTATTTAACAGTAAGCAATGATGCAGAAAGAGATCCCAACCGGTCCAACCAGGAGAGCATGatatga